In Aquimarina sp. TRL1, a single window of DNA contains:
- a CDS encoding baseplate J/gp47 family protein — protein sequence MNRNCEHTSFLSMRNGTAQEQRFITMLDPDQVTLHELTVEDWMRFAFSFSKQLKYYDTATNEVVGDWEAFFLNEEEIKTFVSKIQEIEEGTADSADITPHLTLFAAFLKLTSYSQQRLNGITKRHLDFYYKEVLQLRNKEAKPDKVHLLFELAKKITTAQIPKATPADGGKDSTGEKRIYITEEERVINDMKVAEVRTVYHDEGSGIRQAGIANSYDGIGGDFPDDDIRWWPFGYPSDTRGATQQMTVYPDLPFAKLGFGIASPVLQLKEGKRRITIVITLSEIPTGHSFSITTIGDAVAVFFSGEKEWIPGTIIVADSSFEAGVLTLVIELDEGKEAIVGYDKAILEEPYTTTDPVVRFLVNAQATANAGYVFQQLFAKTKVTQITISVSVSEIQDVVLENDLGMLDASKPFYPFGPQPKKDAGFFIGASEILDKNWESISIKAQWKDLPDDFSELYTAYRTEFEERISKAFYTLTLDDNGNLQEGELTRIVDNKEHFTTDIKVLHNGVWKEAAGQQLFADEWTINSSIQFEEPLPLLFMENMMWGVYPLNKFGQVQKEPKKNKFQKSRLRRKSTPQQFSASVKKGFIRITSNESFLHEMYPRIFSVALSKESSQEVLIPNAPYTPMIEQLRLGYSATASSSDQEVTLFHEHPFGISEETQEVKENSVASLSNQVIRLVPAYKKGSLFIAIENGTNLQQLSLLVQVLEGSENPETTNEFEEEEKLEWSVLCDNEWLSLHPSYVLSNTTDNFLKTGVVTLTIPKEATKENTKFPEGYFWIRVDNPKDYDTISQLIDIQAQVATAVFSPEGNSLEHLTYGLPAETISKLTERLVTIKGITQPFNSFDGKPEETDRAFYRRISERLRHKNRAISQWDYEHLILEAFPDIYRVNCLRHTSQESFKAPGEVTLVVIPNSIQKNVYDPYKPRISKAKRNEIQQFINTLNTLHVTAAVINPVYEEVRVILKAKFYKGKDEFYYTIQLQKDIAKLFAPWAFEETAAIDFGVTLHESSVINYIEKLPYLDYITDFQLQKQVGVAADGSLLFETVKKVSPTTPKGILTSVKYQEHQVRIVEHECPV from the coding sequence ATGAACAGGAATTGCGAACATACTTCTTTTTTGTCGATGCGAAATGGAACGGCTCAGGAACAACGTTTTATAACGATGTTGGATCCGGATCAGGTAACATTGCATGAACTCACTGTAGAAGACTGGATGCGTTTTGCATTCTCCTTTTCCAAACAGTTAAAATATTATGATACAGCCACCAATGAAGTCGTTGGAGATTGGGAAGCTTTTTTTCTTAATGAAGAAGAAATAAAAACCTTTGTGTCAAAAATACAGGAAATAGAGGAAGGAACTGCTGATTCAGCCGACATTACTCCACATCTTACTTTATTTGCAGCCTTTCTGAAGCTGACTTCGTATAGTCAACAGCGTTTAAACGGGATTACCAAACGCCATTTGGATTTTTATTACAAAGAGGTATTACAACTTCGTAACAAAGAAGCAAAACCCGATAAAGTACACCTGTTATTCGAGTTGGCAAAAAAGATAACTACTGCCCAAATACCGAAAGCTACTCCAGCAGATGGAGGAAAAGATAGTACAGGAGAAAAGCGAATTTATATAACGGAGGAAGAGCGGGTGATCAATGATATGAAGGTTGCAGAGGTTCGAACGGTATACCATGATGAAGGAAGTGGAATTCGGCAAGCAGGTATAGCAAACTCGTATGATGGAATAGGGGGAGACTTTCCGGATGATGATATCCGGTGGTGGCCCTTTGGATACCCGTCCGATACCCGGGGAGCTACCCAGCAGATGACAGTATATCCAGACCTTCCGTTTGCGAAATTGGGATTTGGGATAGCCTCTCCGGTGTTACAACTCAAAGAAGGTAAGCGGAGAATTACCATCGTCATTACCCTTTCAGAAATTCCCACAGGACATTCCTTTTCAATCACTACAATAGGAGATGCCGTCGCAGTATTTTTTAGTGGAGAAAAAGAATGGATTCCGGGAACTATTATTGTAGCGGATTCAAGTTTCGAGGCAGGAGTATTAACGCTGGTTATAGAACTGGATGAAGGAAAAGAAGCCATTGTAGGATATGACAAAGCAATATTGGAAGAACCGTATACAACCACAGATCCGGTAGTACGGTTTTTGGTGAACGCTCAGGCAACAGCCAATGCAGGCTATGTTTTCCAACAGTTGTTTGCCAAAACAAAGGTTACTCAAATTACAATTAGTGTATCAGTAAGTGAAATTCAGGACGTAGTTCTGGAAAATGATTTAGGAATGCTAGATGCATCCAAACCTTTTTATCCTTTTGGTCCACAACCCAAAAAAGACGCCGGGTTCTTTATTGGAGCCTCAGAGATATTGGATAAAAACTGGGAATCGATTAGCATAAAAGCGCAGTGGAAAGACTTACCGGATGATTTCTCAGAGTTGTATACCGCTTATAGAACCGAATTTGAAGAACGGATTAGCAAAGCATTTTATACTCTTACACTGGATGATAATGGAAATTTACAAGAAGGAGAATTGACCAGGATCGTTGATAATAAAGAACATTTTACCACAGACATCAAGGTATTACACAATGGGGTATGGAAAGAAGCAGCGGGGCAGCAGCTATTTGCCGACGAATGGACCATCAATTCATCGATACAGTTTGAGGAACCTTTGCCTCTTTTATTTATGGAAAATATGATGTGGGGGGTATATCCGCTAAACAAGTTTGGACAAGTACAGAAAGAACCTAAAAAAAATAAGTTTCAAAAGAGCAGACTACGAAGAAAAAGTACGCCACAACAGTTCTCCGCCAGTGTCAAGAAAGGATTTATTCGGATTACTTCTAATGAGTCATTCCTACATGAGATGTACCCAAGAATATTTTCAGTAGCACTGTCCAAAGAATCTAGCCAGGAAGTACTTATTCCTAATGCTCCGTATACACCTATGATCGAACAGCTTCGATTAGGGTATAGCGCTACAGCGAGTAGCAGTGATCAGGAAGTTACCTTATTTCATGAACATCCCTTTGGGATATCGGAAGAAACTCAGGAGGTAAAAGAAAATTCTGTAGCTTCATTGAGTAACCAGGTGATTCGGCTTGTTCCTGCCTATAAAAAGGGGAGTTTATTTATAGCCATAGAAAACGGGACAAACCTACAACAGTTGTCATTATTGGTACAGGTATTGGAAGGTAGTGAAAACCCGGAAACCACTAATGAATTCGAAGAAGAAGAAAAGTTAGAATGGTCTGTACTATGTGATAATGAGTGGTTGTCACTACATCCTTCGTATGTTTTGAGTAATACCACAGATAATTTTTTGAAAACAGGCGTTGTTACACTTACGATTCCGAAAGAGGCTACAAAAGAAAATACCAAATTCCCGGAAGGGTATTTTTGGATTCGGGTAGATAACCCCAAAGATTATGATACGATAAGTCAACTCATCGATATACAGGCACAAGTAGCAACGGCGGTCTTTTCACCAGAAGGAAATAGCCTGGAGCATTTGACATACGGATTACCGGCAGAAACAATTAGCAAATTAACAGAGCGTCTGGTGACGATCAAAGGAATAACACAACCTTTTAACTCATTTGACGGGAAACCAGAAGAAACTGATCGCGCTTTTTACCGAAGAATCAGTGAACGTTTACGGCATAAAAACCGAGCAATTAGTCAATGGGATTATGAACATCTGATATTGGAAGCATTTCCGGATATCTATAGAGTAAACTGCTTACGGCATACCTCTCAGGAATCGTTTAAAGCCCCGGGAGAAGTTACATTGGTCGTTATTCCTAATAGTATTCAGAAAAATGTATACGATCCCTATAAACCCAGAATTAGTAAGGCGAAACGAAATGAAATACAGCAGTTTATCAATACGCTGAATACATTGCATGTGACCGCAGCGGTCATCAATCCGGTATATGAAGAAGTAAGAGTGATCCTAAAGGCAAAATTCTATAAAGGAAAAGATGAATTTTATTATACAATACAATTACAAAAAGATATTGCTAAGCTCTTTGCTCCATGGGCTTTTGAAGAAACAGCTGCTATTGATTTTGGAGTGACATTACATGAAAGCAGCGTCATTAATTATATAGAAAAACTACCCTACCTGGATTACATAACAGATTTTCAGTTACAGAAACAAGTTGGGGTAGCAGCAGATGGAAGCCTTCTTTTTGAAACGGTAAAAAAAGTAAGCCCAACAACACCCAAAGGGATTTTAACCTCTGTAAAATATCAAGAACATCAGGTACGTATAGTGGAGCATGAATGCCCGGTATAA
- a CDS encoding GPW/gp25 family protein, with product METKTSFLGSGWSFPPEFTKKGNASVKLTADEEDIKASLKVLLSTRLGERIMVPEYGCNLEELLFKPLNLTLKTYVKELIKNSILYFEPRIDVEKIEIDQTEEWEGKLLIVISYKIRVTNSRSNLVFPFYKEEGTNV from the coding sequence ATGGAAACAAAAACATCATTTCTGGGGAGTGGATGGAGCTTTCCACCCGAGTTTACTAAAAAAGGAAACGCCAGTGTCAAACTGACGGCAGATGAAGAAGACATTAAAGCAAGCCTGAAGGTCTTACTATCAACAAGGTTAGGAGAGCGAATAATGGTACCGGAATATGGGTGTAACCTGGAAGAGTTACTTTTTAAGCCCCTGAATCTGACACTGAAAACGTATGTAAAAGAATTGATTAAAAATTCAATTCTCTATTTCGAACCAAGGATTGATGTAGAAAAAATAGAAATAGATCAAACAGAAGAATGGGAAGGCAAATTACTAATTGTCATTTCCTATAAAATTAGAGTAACAAATTCGAGAAGCAATCTGGTATTTCCTTTTTATAAGGAAGAAGGAACCAATGTGTAA
- a CDS encoding PAAR domain-containing protein gives MGAAARVGDMHVCPMVTGTVPHVGGPILPAGEPTVLIGGMPAARVGDMATCTGPPDTIISGSGTVMIGGMPAARMGDSTAHGGTIVLGDPTVLIGG, from the coding sequence ATGGGAGCAGCCGCCAGAGTAGGAGATATGCATGTATGCCCAATGGTAACAGGAACCGTGCCTCATGTGGGAGGTCCTATACTACCAGCGGGAGAACCGACCGTATTAATAGGAGGAATGCCAGCTGCCCGGGTAGGAGATATGGCAACCTGTACAGGACCACCTGATACGATTATTTCTGGTTCAGGAACAGTAATGATCGGGGGAATGCCAGCCGCCAGAATGGGAGATAGTACAGCACATGGAGGAACAATAGTATTAGGGGATCCCACCGTATTAATAGGAGGATAA
- the vgrG gene encoding type VI secretion system tip protein VgrG, producing MAEGSVIQTSKSADLVTHKILVNGEELSKQYQVKTIQVSKEVNKIPTASLVLLDGEPSKQDFQLSNEAFFTPGSEIEITAGYHSDEETVFKGLVIKHTIKIRNNGSYLMVECKDEAVKMTIGKKSTYYYEAKDSSIIEEIIDTYGLQKEVESTNHEHKELVQYNCSDWDFMVSRAQANGKLCFIDDGMITVAKPDITKESIETVTFGATMLDLDAEIDARHQLTKITSYGWNYADQEIVEVEAKDPSISLNGNLTPGDLSDIMSLENYELRHGGARTVTELQDWGDARWLFHQLAKVRGRVKFQGIPAVKPGEIITLSGVGDRFNGKVYVTGVQHHLAEGNWTVDVQFGMNPTWFSETYDINPLPASGLITGVCGLQVGIVSQLEEDPDGEDRILVQIPIINTEEQGIWCRVATLDAGENRGSFFRPEISDEVIVGFINDDPNDAIVLGMLHSSAKPAPISATDDNHEKGFITRSEMKLLFDDDKKSITIETPTGKKVILDEDAGTIVIEDDHANVITMDDSGVTMESAGDINVSATGDVIIEGTNINLKANASLKGEGTSGVEMSSSATAVLKGSLVQIN from the coding sequence ATGGCAGAAGGAAGTGTAATACAAACCTCAAAAAGTGCAGATCTGGTCACTCATAAGATTCTGGTTAATGGAGAAGAGTTATCCAAACAATATCAGGTCAAAACCATTCAGGTGAGCAAAGAAGTGAATAAGATACCCACAGCCTCTTTGGTATTGCTTGATGGAGAACCATCTAAACAGGATTTTCAATTGAGTAACGAAGCCTTTTTTACCCCTGGATCAGAGATAGAAATTACTGCGGGTTATCACTCAGATGAAGAAACTGTTTTTAAAGGTTTGGTGATTAAACACACAATCAAGATAAGGAATAATGGTTCTTATTTGATGGTGGAGTGTAAAGATGAAGCGGTAAAAATGACGATAGGAAAAAAAAGCACCTATTATTACGAAGCTAAAGACAGCAGTATTATCGAGGAAATCATCGATACTTATGGATTACAAAAAGAAGTAGAATCAACCAATCATGAGCATAAAGAACTGGTGCAATACAATTGTTCAGATTGGGACTTTATGGTTAGTAGAGCACAAGCTAATGGCAAACTGTGTTTTATCGATGATGGGATGATCACTGTCGCAAAACCAGATATTACCAAAGAATCCATAGAAACGGTCACTTTTGGAGCGACGATGCTGGATTTGGATGCTGAGATTGATGCGAGACATCAATTGACTAAGATCACTTCCTATGGTTGGAATTATGCAGATCAGGAAATTGTAGAAGTGGAGGCAAAAGACCCTTCTATATCACTGAATGGGAATCTGACTCCTGGCGACCTATCGGATATTATGTCTTTGGAAAATTATGAATTGAGACATGGAGGGGCTCGTACTGTAACAGAGCTACAAGACTGGGGAGATGCCCGATGGCTATTTCACCAATTAGCAAAAGTAAGAGGCCGAGTGAAGTTTCAGGGGATTCCGGCAGTAAAACCAGGAGAAATAATCACCCTTTCCGGAGTAGGAGACCGGTTTAATGGAAAAGTATACGTGACAGGAGTACAACATCACCTTGCAGAGGGAAACTGGACAGTTGATGTACAGTTTGGGATGAACCCTACATGGTTCTCTGAGACCTATGATATAAATCCGCTACCAGCTTCAGGGTTAATAACTGGGGTATGTGGTTTACAGGTTGGGATTGTAAGTCAGTTAGAAGAAGACCCTGATGGAGAAGACCGGATTTTGGTACAAATCCCTATTATCAATACGGAGGAACAAGGAATTTGGTGCCGGGTAGCCACCTTAGATGCTGGAGAAAACAGAGGATCATTTTTTAGACCAGAAATTTCGGATGAGGTTATTGTAGGGTTTATCAATGATGATCCCAATGATGCGATTGTCTTAGGAATGTTGCACAGTAGTGCCAAACCAGCTCCAATAAGTGCGACCGATGATAATCACGAAAAAGGGTTCATTACCCGAAGTGAGATGAAACTACTCTTCGATGATGATAAAAAATCCATCACCATCGAAACCCCGACAGGAAAAAAAGTAATTCTGGATGAAGATGCAGGAACGATTGTTATAGAGGATGATCACGCCAATGTTATCACAATGGATGATAGTGGAGTAACCATGGAGAGTGCAGGAGATATCAATGTTTCTGCCACTGGAGATGTTATTATAGAAGGAACCAATATCAACCTGAAAGCCAATGCCAGTTTAAAAGGCGAAGGAACTTCAGGAGTAGAAATGTCGTCCAGTGCGACAGCAGTTCTCAAAGGATCATTAGTACAAATTAATTAA
- a CDS encoding LysM peptidoglycan-binding domain-containing protein, whose protein sequence is MSTGELTKLVVKAYKDPKFRTAVAEGEFTTLVNPEKYIFKYRIDQNNDQASGTSDLSPRFNKKLPEDLDLEFLFDRSGVIIHYGTDPNSSKDDKVYKDEGEGIVGDIEQFKKVMLDYNGEEHKPNYVMISWGTLLFKGSLTEMDIEFKLFKPDGTPIRAVAKAKFQGFVEDELRVKKENNQSPDLTHIRIVKEGDTLPLMSYQIYGDSRYYLEVARANQLHHFRKLIPGQEIYFPPIEKTP, encoded by the coding sequence ATGAGCACCGGAGAGTTGACAAAACTGGTAGTAAAAGCCTATAAAGATCCTAAATTCAGAACTGCAGTGGCAGAAGGAGAGTTTACCACATTGGTAAATCCGGAAAAATACATCTTTAAGTATAGGATCGATCAGAATAACGATCAGGCTTCCGGAACTAGTGATTTATCTCCCCGGTTTAATAAAAAACTACCGGAAGATCTGGATTTGGAATTTTTATTCGATAGATCGGGTGTTATTATTCATTATGGAACAGACCCTAATAGTAGCAAAGATGATAAGGTATATAAAGATGAAGGCGAGGGGATTGTAGGAGATATTGAACAGTTCAAAAAGGTGATGCTCGATTATAATGGAGAAGAGCACAAACCAAATTATGTTATGATCTCCTGGGGAACTCTTTTATTCAAAGGCAGTTTGACAGAGATGGATATCGAGTTTAAATTATTTAAACCCGATGGAACACCGATTCGGGCAGTAGCCAAAGCAAAGTTTCAGGGGTTTGTAGAAGATGAACTCCGGGTAAAAAAAGAGAACAATCAATCCCCTGATTTAACGCATATACGTATAGTAAAAGAAGGAGATACATTACCGCTGATGAGTTATCAGATTTACGGAGATTCCCGCTACTACCTGGAAGTAGCTAGAGCAAATCAGTTACACCATTTCAGAAAATTGATACCAGGACAAGAAATATATTTTCCACCAATAGAAAAAACACCCTAA
- a CDS encoding DUF5908 family protein produces the protein MGAIEIKELHIKINVDNETKPTAGTMKTGIDRQQLIAECVEQVMDIIDNQKER, from the coding sequence ATGGGAGCAATTGAAATCAAAGAGTTACATATCAAAATTAATGTGGATAATGAAACCAAACCTACTGCGGGTACTATGAAAACAGGAATAGACAGACAACAGTTGATTGCGGAGTGTGTCGAACAGGTTATGGATATTATTGACAACCAAAAAGAACGATAA
- a CDS encoding phage tail protein — protein sequence MEAFYPPVGFHFSVEFTGLSTAKKDHHFQSVSGLSVDVDTEEITEGGENRFKHKIPVRTKYPNLILKRGMLIDSKVAEWCKKAVENFDFQPINLIVNLLNEQHQPLLSWNVVHAYPVKWAISDFNAEESKLVIETIELTYNYYNTIVPNGSN from the coding sequence ATGGAAGCATTTTATCCACCAGTAGGTTTTCACTTTAGCGTCGAGTTTACCGGGTTATCGACTGCTAAAAAAGACCACCACTTTCAATCCGTTTCCGGATTGTCAGTGGATGTGGACACAGAAGAGATAACCGAGGGAGGAGAAAATCGATTCAAACATAAAATTCCGGTACGAACCAAATATCCCAATCTTATACTAAAAAGAGGGATGCTCATTGACTCCAAAGTAGCCGAATGGTGTAAAAAAGCGGTTGAAAATTTCGATTTCCAACCCATTAATCTCATTGTGAACTTATTAAATGAGCAACACCAACCATTACTGAGCTGGAATGTAGTACATGCATATCCGGTAAAATGGGCTATTTCGGATTTTAATGCAGAAGAAAGCAAGCTCGTCATAGAAACCATCGAGTTAACGTATAACTATTATAACACTATCGTACCTAATGGGAGCAATTGA
- a CDS encoding phage tail protein, giving the protein MAEYPLPKFHFKVTIGGDTELNCTEVSGLDFETEVIEYRGGADNDYFKKKQPGMTKFANISIKRGTFASSKGQFYEMWKKNVFFQEEAEKYRSTLTISLLNENHDPIVTWEAADAWLMKIQSTDLKADGNEIAIESAEFAINSLTLAS; this is encoded by the coding sequence ATGGCAGAATATCCATTACCAAAATTTCATTTCAAAGTAACGATAGGAGGTGATACCGAATTGAATTGTACTGAAGTTTCAGGACTTGACTTTGAAACAGAAGTAATAGAATACAGAGGAGGGGCAGATAATGACTATTTCAAAAAGAAACAACCGGGAATGACCAAATTTGCTAATATCTCGATCAAACGGGGAACATTTGCATCCAGCAAAGGACAGTTTTATGAGATGTGGAAAAAGAATGTCTTCTTTCAGGAAGAAGCAGAAAAGTACAGAAGCACACTTACCATTAGCCTGCTGAACGAAAACCACGATCCGATTGTAACCTGGGAAGCAGCTGATGCTTGGTTGATGAAAATACAATCAACCGATCTCAAAGCAGATGGGAATGAAATAGCGATTGAATCCGCAGAATTTGCAATTAACAGCCTTACGCTTGCCTCATAA